The Balaenoptera acutorostrata chromosome 15, mBalAcu1.1, whole genome shotgun sequence genome contains a region encoding:
- the CHTF18 gene encoding chromosome transmission fidelity protein 18 homolog isoform X3, giving the protein MEDYERELYGVEDDFHSQFAAELEVLAELEGTTAMSPSRDPWPTVGRPRLTFEETIAGGNAATHCSPGGPPRNSKGGARKRQLAADIHGDRPLPLTPKVKRSRLEAARRLNFRSDEMEELLPPDSPTQDITPPPSPEVPAELWGKGPLDTGADVALTRASPAARNPVLRRPPVLEDYINVTSTGGDRAFLVLRADPVGTGVQSPLLDIRWRGRGQLDLLGVSFASLKEKIDSERRQQLLDEAQRLSDTLCSLRSEEVEEGPQPSGAPEEEPADSQDASQHCLWVDEFAPQRYTELLSDDFTNRCLLKWLKLWDLVVFGRERPTRKPRPSVEPARGGKEATASSKWKSHGQVLEEMLEAELDPSGRPRQKVALLCGPPGLGKTTLAHVIARHAGYSVVEMNASDDRSPEAFRTRIEAATQMESVLGTGGRPNCLVIDEIDGAPTAAINVLLSVLDRQGPQEADPGGPAVPTGGGRRRRAERGILMRPIICICNDQFAPSLRQLKQQALLLHFPPTLPSRLTQRLQEISLRRGMRADPGALAALCEKTDNDIRACINALQFLHGRGQRELSVQAVQTTRIGLKDQRKGLFSVWQEVFQLPQAQRRRVGQDPTLPTHTLLLGDGHMGSGPLAAKVPLTTASQRFYHILHVAASAGEHEKVVQGLFDNFLRLRLRDSSMAAVCIALDWLAFDDLLGRAAHHGQSFQLLRYLPFLPPAFHLLFASSHVPRITFPSSQQEAQNRMSRTHNLIQTLVSGITPATRSRAAPQALILDTLCLLLDILAPKLRPVSASPGRAVAPGGGRPLAMLSTPACCPLAHRNVEDVCRFPELPTRKPLTYQAKQLIAREIEVEKMRRVEALARARVGPQVDGGPLGGTGEKGAQPSAPCSHEQRLECILKRAALEEQPERDFFGRVVVKRAAAPSTEHAAPETDTAEQRMGTAVGRSDVWFRFKEGVSNAVRRSLYIRDLL; this is encoded by the exons ATGGAGGACTACGAGCGGGAGCTGTACGGCGTCGAGGACGACTTCCACAGCCAGTTCGCGGCCGAGCTCGAGGTGCTGGCCGAGCTGGAAG GGACAACCGCCATGTCACCTTCCAGGGACCCCTGGCCCACCGTGGGTCGGCCCCGCCTGACATTCGAGGAGACCATTGCTGGAGGGAACGCTGCCACTCACTGCTCTCCAGGCGGACCTCCAAGGAACAGCAAGGGCGGTGCCAGGAAGAGGCAGCTGGCCGCTGACATCCATGGGGACAGACCCCTGCCCCTTA CCCCCAAAGTCAAACGATCCAGGCTGGAAGCTGCCAGGAGACTGAACTTCAGGTCCGATGAGATGGAAGAGCTGCTGCCTCCTGACTCCCCCACTCAGGACATCACCCCCCCACCGAGTCCTGAGGTCCCTGCTGAGCTGTGGGGCAAAGG GCCCTTGGACACCGGGGCTGATGTGGCTCTCACTAGGGCCTCGCCAGCTGCCCGCAATCCTGTCCTGAGGCGGCCCCCTGTCTTGGAGGACTACATCAATGTGACCTCCACGGGCGGCGACCGGGCCTTTCTGGTGCTTCGGGCTGACCCAGTGGGCACTGGGGTCCAG AGCCCTCTTCTTGACATCCGCTGGCGTGGCCGTGGCCAGCTGGACCTGCTGGGCGTGTCCTTTGCCTCCCTGAAGGAGAAGATCGACAGCGAG CGGCGGCAGCAACTGCTGGACGAGGCCCAGCGGCTCTCGGACACACTGTGCAG TCTTAGGTCAGAGGAAGTGGAGGAGGGGCCCCAGCCCTCGGGGGCCCCTGAGGAGGAGCCGGCTGACAGCCAAGATGCCTCCCAGCATTGCCTCTGGGTGGATGAGTTCGCACCCCAACGCTATACGGAGCTGCTCAGTGACGAT TTCACCAACCGCTGCCTCCTCAAGTGGCTGAAGCTGTGGGACTTGGTGGTGTTTGGCCGAGAGCGGCCCACCCGGAAGCCCAGACCTAGTGTGGAACCGGCCCGTGGTGGCAAGGAGGCCACAGCCTCCAGCAAGTGGAAAAGCCACGGACAGGTGCTAGAGGAGATGCTGGAGGCTGAGCTGGATCCAAGCGGGCGGCCCCGGCAGAAG GTGGCGCTGCTGTGTGGGCCCCCAGGGCTGGGCAAGACCACTCTGGCCCACGTGATTGCGCGGCATGCTGGGTACTCTGTGGTGGAGATGAACGCGAG TGATGACCGCAGCCCTGAGGCCTTCCGAACGCGCATTGAGGCAGCCACGCAGATGGAGTCGGTGTTGGGCACTGGTGGGAGGCCCAACTGCCTGGTTATCGATGAGATCGACGGGGCCCCCACG GCCGCCATCAATGTTCTTCTGAGCGTCTTGGACCGCCAGGGCCCACAGGAGGCAGATCCAGGGGGCCCCGCTGTGCCCACGGGCGGGGGGCGGCGGCGCCGGGCGGAAAGGGGGATCCTGATGAGGCCCATCATCTGCATCTGCAATGACCA GTTCGCGCCCTCCCTTCGGCAGCTGAAGCAGCAGGCGCTCCTGCTCCACTTCCCGCCCACGCTGCCCTCCAGGCTCACGCAGCGGCTCCAGGAG ATCTCCCTGCGGCGGGGCATGCGGGCCGACCCTGGCGCACTGGCGGCCCTCTGCGAGAAGACAGACAACGACATCCGCGCCTGCATCAATGCCCTGCAG TTCCTGCATGGGCGGGGCCAGCGGGAGCTGAGCGTTCAGGCTGTGCAGACCACACGCATTGGCCTCAAGGACCAGCGCAAGGGACTCTTCTCCGTGTGGCAGGAGGTCTTCCAGCTGCCCCAGGCCCAGAG GCGCCGCGTGGGTCAGGACCCAACCCTGCCCACCCACACACTCCTGCTCGGTGAtgggcacatgggctcagggCCCCTCGCTGCCAAGGTGCCCCTGACCACGGCCTCTCAGCGGTTCTACCACATCTTGCATGTGGCCGCTTCTGCGGGTGAGCACGAAAAGGTGGTCCAG GGCCTGTTCGACAACTTCTTGCGGCTGAGGCTGCGGGACTCCAGCATGGCGGCCGTGTGCATAGCCCTTGACTGGCTGGCCTTCGACGACCTGCTGGGCCGGGCCGCCCACCACGGCCAGAGCTTCCAGCTGCTGCGCTACCTGCCCTTCCTGCCCCCGGCCTTCCACCTGCTCTTTGCTTCCAGCCACGTGCCGAGGATCACCTTTCCCAGCAGCCAGCAGGAG GCCCAGAATCGGATGAGCCGGACACACAACCTGATCCAGACGCTGGTGTCGGGCATCACGCCAGCCACCCGCAGCCGGGCTGCACCGCAGGCGCTCATCCTGGACACCCTCTGCTTGCTCCTGGACATCCTCGCACCCAAGCTGCGCCCCGTGAGTGCCTCGCCTGGAAGGGCTGTGGCTCCTGGTGGGGGCAGGCCCCTGGCCATGCTTAGCACCCCTGCCTGCTGCCCACTGGCCCACAG GAACGTGGAGGATGTCTGCCGCTTTCCCGAGCTGCCCACCCGCAAGCCCCTCACCTACCAGGCCAAGCAGCTCATTGCCCGCGAGATTGAAGTGGAGAAGATGCGGCGGGTGGAGGCCTTGGCCCGGGCTAGGGTTGGCCCCCAG GTGGACGGGGGTCCCCTGGGGGGCACTGGGGAGAAAGGGGCGCAGCCATCTGCCCCATGCAGCCACGAGCAGCGGCTGGAGTGCATCCTGAAGAGAGCTGCCCTGGAGGAGCAG CCTGAGAGGGACTTCTTCGGTCGTGTTGTTGTCAAGAGAGCAGCAGCCCCGAGCACAG AGCACGCAGCCCCTGAGACTGACACGGCCGAGCAGCGCATGGGCACCGCGGTGGGCAGGAGCGACGTCTGGTTCCGCTTCAAGGAGGGCGTCTCCAACGCCGTGCGGCGCAGCCTGTACATCAGGGACCTGCTGTAG